From one Colletotrichum destructivum chromosome 3, complete sequence genomic stretch:
- a CDS encoding Putative FAD-binding domain, FAD/NAD(P)-binding domain superfamily, with amino-acid sequence MSRPFNKVVVIGAGPSGLLLALLLSKHGIAVQILEAQDHLDQQPRAAHYGPAAIPELIRAGVLAEVRRRGMTTSQFVWRRFEDHSVITGFDSTVLRDVDGEDLRPTCLVLQELDQIMLDEFLGKYNGTISWRHRVVGLGQDDDRAWVDVETPGGKKRVEADYIIGCDGANSAVRKGLFGDEYPGWTWDQQIVATNTYYDFAGKFGWHDANFVIHPEHFFMAARITADGLYRVTYGEEPNLSHDELKARRREKFKTMLPGHPGPDEYEVVNFAPYKMHQRCAPRFRAGRFMLAADAAHLCNPWGGLGITGGFVDVGGLYDCLAGIWDGATDEGILDLYCEKRREKWRTVIDPISQENFRRVSDPDPATRLERDGFLQMCQRADKDSDLMRELMMGTLDVRYDFTQHYEKVNGHKLNCG; translated from the exons ATGAGTCGTCCGTTTAACAAG gtcgtcgtcatcgggGCCGGCCCCTCCGGCCTGCTTCTCGCCCTGCTCCTCTCCAAACACGGTATCGCGGTTCAAATACTCGAGGCCCAAGATCATCTCGACCAGCAACCCCGCGCCGCCCACTATGGACCCGCCGCCATTCCCGAACTCATCCGCGCGGGGGTCCTAGCAGaagtccgccgccgtgggaTGACGACGAGCCAGTTTGTCTGGCGTCGCTTCGAGGACCATAGTGTCATCACAGGCTTTGATTCGACCGTACTCCgcgatgtcgacggcgaggatctACGACCGACGTGCCTCGTACTGCAGGAGCTCGACCAGATCATGCTCGACGAGTTCTTGGGGAAGTACAACGGGACCATCAGCTGGCGGCACCGCGTCGTCGGACTGGGACAAGACGACGACCGTGCCtgggtcgacgtcgagacacccggcggcaagaagcgggtcgaggccgactACATCATCGGCTGCGACGGAGCCAATAGCGCCGTGCGTAAGGGGCTCTTTGGGGACGAGTACCCCGGCTGGACGTGGGACCAGCAAATCGTCGCGACGAACACCTATTACGACTTCGCGGGCAAGTTCGGGTGGCACGACGCCAATTTCGTCATCCACCCGGAGCACTTCTTCATGGCGGCCAGGATCACGGCGGACGGGCTGTACCGCGTCACGTACGGCGAGGAGCCGAACCTCTCGCacgacgagctcaaggcGCGCCGGCGGGAGAAGTTCAAAACCATGCTGCCAGGGCACCCCGGACCCGACGAGTACGAGGTCGTCAACTTTGCGCCGTATAAGATGCACCAGCGCTGCGCCCCGCGGTTCCGGGCCGGGCGGTTCatgctggccgccgacgccgcgcacCTGTGCAACCCCTGGGGCGGGCTCGGCATCACCGGGGGGTTCGTGGACGTCGGCGGCCTGTACGACTGCCTGGCGGGGATCTGGGACGGGGCGACGGACGAGGGCATCCTCGATCTGTACTgcgagaagaggagagagaagtgGAGGACGGTCATCGATCCGATCTCGCAGGAGAACTTCCGGAGGGTCTCGGACCCGGACCCTGCGACGCGGCTAGAGAGGGACGGGTTTCTGCAGATGTGCCAGCGAGCCGACAAGGATTCGGACCTCATGCGGGAGTTGATGATGGGCACTCTTGACGTGCGGTATGACTTTACGCAACACTACGAGAAGGTCAATGGGCACAAGTTGAATTGTGGTTGA
- a CDS encoding Putative Ferritin-like superfamily, protein Rds1, whose amino-acid sequence MPSIMKTALVACLAAVAAAAPLGPKLNAEQMKIYDLAKRQQAGAGAAGLTDIDILQFALTLEWLEGTFYQQGFQKFPAQEFQALGLSQEQVNDLQQVGATELSHVSLLQSAIAQAGTQPVQPCQYNFGFTNAAGMVQTAAVLENVGVSAYLGAAPLIKDKAILGTAGSILTIEARHQTFIRGASKQIAIPQAFDAPLGVRAVFSLAAPFITSCPQGSNLALQAFPKLTMTAPANPAAVAVGAPIMLQSDAASQAQACAFTTGGIQPGGTAFTPFNPQQGCVVPQGLSGVVYLSLTNQAPMAGTLTDEIIVAGPMVLTIS is encoded by the exons ATGCCCTCCATAATGAAgaccgccctcgtcgcctgcctcgccgcagtagccgccgccgcccctctgGGACCCAAGTTGAACGCCGAGCAGATGAAGATCTACGACCTGGCCAAGAGGCAACAGGCCGGAGCTGGCGCTGCTGGACTGACGGATATCGACATTCTTCAATT CGCCCTTACCTTGGAATGGCTCGAGGGAACCTTCTACCAGCAAGGCTTCCAAAAGTTTCCCGCACAGGAGTTCCAGGCTCTCGGTCTGTCCCAAGAGCAGGTCAACGACCTGCAACAGGTCGGAGCCACTGAGCTGTCGCACGTCTCTCTCCTGCAGTCCGCCATTGCCCAGGCCGGGACCCAACCCGTTCAGCCCTGCCAGTACAACTTCGGCTTCACGAATGCTGCTGGCATGGTCCAGACTGCTGCTGTCCTCGAGAATGTTGGTGTTTCTGCCTACCTCGGCGCCGCTCCCCTCATCAAGGACAAGGCTATTCTCGGTACTGCTGGCTCCATCCTCACCATCGAGGCTCGCCACCAGACCTTCATCCGCGGCGCCTCCAAGCAGATCGCCATTCCTCAGGCTTTCGATGCCCCTCTCGGCGTccgcgccgtcttctctctGGCTGCTCCCTTCATAACATCCTGTCCCCAGGGCTCCAACTTGGCTCTGCAGGCTTTCCCCAAGCTGACCATGACCGCTCCCGCCAAccctgccgccgtcgctgtcggcgCTCCGATCATGCTTCAGTCGGATGCTGCTTCCCAGGCCCAGGCTTGTGCCTTCACCACTGGTGGCATCCAGCCCGGCGGAACTGCCTTCACCCCCTTCAACCCTCAGCAGGGTTGTGTCGTTCCCCAGGGTCTCAGCGGCGTTGTCTACCTCTCCCTCACGAACCAGGCCCCGATGGCCGGCACGCTCACCGATGAGATCATTGTGGCTGGTCCCATGGTGCTTACTATCTCGTAA
- a CDS encoding Putative ATPase, F1/V1/A1 complex, alpha/beta subunit, nucleotide-binding domain-containing protein, which produces MPPKLTSSANQQKQKKETKVEKEDLGSGKIFSVSGPVIVAEDMIGVAMYELVRVSHDNLVGEVIRINGDQATIQVYEETAGVTVGDPVYRTGKPLSVELGPGLLNGIYDGIQRPLEKISEISKTIYIPRGIAVPALDRTKKWDFEPTAKVGDHISGGDVWGTVNENSFISVHRILLPPRARGTITKIASKGQYTVAEPLLEVEFEGKKTEYPMMQTWPVRVPRPTTEKLQANEPFVVGQRVLDALFPSVQGGTVAIPGAFGCGKTVISQSVSKFSNSDVIVYVGCGERGNEMAEVLKDFPELTIEVDGRKEPIMKRTTLIANTSNMPVAAREASIYTGITVAEYFRDQGLDVAMMADSSSRWAEALREISGRLGEMPADQGFPAYLGAKLASFYERAGRVKSLGSPERMGSVSIVGAVSPPGGDFSDPVTTSTLGIVQVFWGLDKKLAQRKHFPSINTSLSYSKYTMVLDKWYEKDYPDFPRLRDRIKQLLSDSEELDQVVQLVGKSALSDPDKITLDIAALLKEDFLQQNGYSDYDQFCPLWKTEWMMKLMVGFHDEAQKAVAQGQSWAKVREATGDLQAKLRQLKFEVPDDGQDVITKKYEDIQQEMLDKFASVVDE; this is translated from the exons ATGCCTCCT AAGctgacctcgtccgccaaCCAACAGAAACAGAAGAAAGAgaccaaggtcgagaaggaggatcTCGGAAGCG GCAAGATCTTCTCCGTCTCAGG ACCCGTCAttgtcgccgaggacatgATTGGTGTTGCTATGTACGAATTG GTTAGAGTCAGTCACGATAACCTAGTTGGCGAAGTCATTCGAATCAATGGCGATCAAGCGACCATTCAGGTCTACGAGGAGACTG CTGGCGTCACGGTCGGCGACCCCGTCTACCGTACCGGAAAGCCCCTGTCGGTCGAGCTTGGCCCTGGTCTGCTCAACGGTATCTACGACGGTATTCAGAGACCCCTCGAGAAGATCAGCGAAATCTCCAAGACCATTTACATCCCCCGTGGCATCGCCGTCCCCGCCCTCGACCGCACGAAGAAGTGGGATTTCGAGCCCACCGCCAAGGTTGGCGACCACATCTCAGGCGGTGACGTCTGGGGTACCGTCAACGAGAACTCGTTCATTTCCGTCCACCGAATTCTGCTCCCGCCCCGTGCTCGCGGTACCATCACCAAGATCGCCAGCAAGGGCCAATACACAGTCGCGGAGCCCCTCCTCGAAGTCGAGttcgagggcaagaagaccGAATACCCCATGATGCAGACCTGGCCTGTGCGAGTTCCCCGCCCGACCACCGAGAAGCTCCAGGCAAACGAGCCCTTTGTTGTCGGCCAGAGAGTTTTGGACGCCCTGTTCCCCAGTGTCCAGGGCGGTACCGTTGCCATTCCTGGTGCTTTCGGCTGCGGAAAGACTGTCATTAGTCAGTCCGTGTCCAAGTTCTCCAACAGCGACGTCATCGTCTACGTCGGTTGTGGTGAGCGCGGAAACGAGATGGCCGAAGTCTTGAAGGATTTCCCCGAGCTCACCATCGAGGTCGATGGTCGCAAGGAGCCCATCATGAAGCGCACCACCCTCATCGCCAACACCTCCAACATGCCCGTCGCTGCCCGCGAGGCCTCCATCTACACCGGTATCACTGTAGCTGAATATTTTCGTGACCAGGGACTCGATGTTGCCATGATGGCCGACTCGTCGTCGCGTTGGGCCGAGGCTCTCCGTGAAATTTCCGGTCGTTTGGGAGAGATGCCTGCTGACCAAGGTTTCCCCGCCTATCTCGGTGCCAAGCTCGCCAGTTTCTACGAGCGTGCCGGCCGCGTCAAGTCTCTCGGCTCGCCCGAGCGGATGGGCAGTGTCAGCATTGTCGGTGCTGTCAGCCCCCCCGGTGGTGATTTCTCCGATCCCGTCACCACCTCCACCCTCGGTATCGTGCAGGTCTTCTGGGGTCTGGACAAGAAGCTCGCCCAGCGCAAGCACTTCCCCTCCATCAACACCTCGCTCAGTTACAGCAAGTACACCATGGTCCTCGACAAGTGGTACGAGAAGGACTACCCCGACTTTCCCCGGTTGCGCGACCGCATCAAGCAGCTCCTGTCCGACTCTGAAGAGCTCGACCAGGTCGTGCAGCTGGTCGGAAAGAGTGCGCTGTCTGACCCCGACAAAATCACTTTGGACATCGCCGCGCTGCTGAAGGAGGATTTCCTGCAGCAGAACGGTTACTCGGACTACGACCAGTTCTGCCCCCTGTGGAAGACTGAGTGGATGATGAAGCTTATGGTCGGCTTCCACGACGAGGCACAAAAGGCCGTTGCTCAGGGCCAGAGTTGGGCCAAGGTTCGCGAGGCTACTGGAGATCTGCAGGCCAAGCTGCGTCAACTCAAGTTCGAGGTTCCCGATGATGGCCAGGACGTTATCACCAAGAAG TACGAGGATATCCAGCAGGAGATGCTGGACAAGTTTGCCTCCGTTGTTGACGAGTAA